Proteins from one Bacteriovorax sp. BAL6_X genomic window:
- a CDS encoding sensor histidine kinase KdpD → MDNMIALYIVLLSFLLLCVVTTYVVAMVDKGSDYREFKIALILNFILYAARFYFAPWKELDVVFYALKFIPLYFLCNFFLNNRLNQYRLEFVGLFIFSSIAGASLYLLGFKFEYYSLVIAFGSFSPGFYALIHFGRRLKHIVDFFYFSIFVIAALVTFTYPFAFIIRGSGTWGWSAGVIAYIAIMLGLLVKILEKKVDGDYKLQEELKLINAIYKAVIHDTSNDLNFLSLSLSRALKDENLAYVKLAYERLSELIKFKAEIRKQFNQEKLSYNVELSLILKSVVEHYQDDFKKKRVQLIVTYPHQNTVASLPISKESLVNSILGNLVSNALKFSESRSKVYLSMIYDESHVYFSVVDSGEGISEEIISSVTNFSKVRSSCGTSNELGSGMGLSILCYIIKRIDGDISFMKMKRGTKVIVKIPFLKQLTDILNNKDDSHDNNVISHA, encoded by the coding sequence ATGGATAATATGATAGCTCTTTATATCGTACTCTTATCATTTCTCCTTCTGTGTGTTGTCACCACTTATGTCGTTGCAATGGTAGATAAAGGGAGTGATTATCGGGAATTTAAGATAGCATTAATTCTTAATTTTATTCTATATGCAGCACGTTTCTATTTCGCACCATGGAAAGAGCTTGATGTTGTTTTCTATGCTTTAAAATTCATTCCACTATATTTCTTATGTAACTTCTTTTTAAATAATCGTTTAAATCAATATCGACTTGAGTTTGTTGGCCTCTTTATCTTTAGTAGCATTGCCGGAGCTTCATTGTATTTACTTGGATTTAAGTTTGAATACTATTCCTTGGTCATAGCTTTTGGAAGTTTTAGTCCGGGGTTCTATGCCTTGATTCACTTTGGCAGACGATTAAAACATATTGTGGATTTTTTTTATTTTTCTATTTTTGTCATAGCAGCTTTAGTCACATTCACATATCCCTTTGCTTTTATCATAAGAGGGTCTGGTACTTGGGGGTGGAGTGCAGGGGTTATTGCTTACATTGCAATTATGTTAGGTCTTTTGGTCAAAATTCTAGAAAAGAAAGTTGATGGTGATTATAAATTACAAGAAGAACTTAAACTTATAAATGCAATTTATAAGGCCGTTATTCATGATACTTCAAATGATCTAAACTTTTTGTCGTTAAGCCTTTCGAGGGCCCTGAAGGACGAGAACTTAGCTTATGTAAAATTGGCCTATGAACGCTTAAGTGAGCTAATCAAGTTTAAAGCAGAGATTCGCAAACAATTTAATCAAGAAAAGCTTTCTTATAATGTTGAACTTTCATTGATCTTAAAGTCAGTTGTGGAACATTATCAAGACGACTTTAAGAAGAAGCGAGTTCAATTGATCGTCACTTATCCTCATCAAAATACTGTGGCCTCTCTTCCAATAAGCAAGGAGAGCTTGGTTAACTCTATCCTTGGAAATCTTGTCTCAAATGCTTTGAAGTTCTCAGAGTCTCGCTCAAAGGTTTATCTTTCAATGATTTATGATGAATCACATGTTTACTTTAGTGTCGTAGACTCAGGGGAAGGTATTTCTGAAGAAATCATTTCATCAGTAACAAACTTTTCAAAGGTTAGATCGAGTTGTGGAACAAGTAACGAGCTAGGGAGTGGGATGGGGCTTAGCATCCTGTGTTATATTATCAAACGAATTGATGGTGATATTAGTTTTATGAAGATGAAAAGAGGAACTAAAGTGATCGTCAAAATCCCTTTTTTAAAGCAATTAACTGACATATTAAATAACAAAGATGATAGTCACGACAATAATGTTATATCACACGCTTAA